The following are from one region of the Sorghum bicolor cultivar BTx623 chromosome 2, Sorghum_bicolor_NCBIv3, whole genome shotgun sequence genome:
- the LOC8055567 gene encoding 3-ketoacyl-CoA synthase 17, whose protein sequence is MLSSKAAAAAAAAMASLRTLPLPVLVPLVVSALVFLGTVLRRLLRRQRPVYLLNYSCHLPDAERQVNLEVCEYFGLKCRRYSDDIADFMRLVYSKSGLGQETFAPPFIYSGKFEKTLAFAIQEAEEGLFAVVEQLLSKSDVSPGDISVLVVACSMFSPMPSLASMIVRRFKMRPDVKSYSVAGMGCSAGTVGIDTAARSLRARGGGGGGYALVVVTENTSLNWYFGKNKHMLVTNCIFRVGSAAALVTDVPSRRADAKYELVRTLRTHHGSDDAAFNAALQMEDEEGNLGVALTKDLVRVAGAALRRHITALGPRVLPVPEMLRYAWRVARAYAAGNRKAAAAEVPDFQRAFEHFCIHSGGKAVIDSVARLMGFGPYVVEPARSTLHRFGNTSSSLVFYELAYFEAKRRVRAGDRLWMLAFGTGFKACSNVWRALRDAAPDADNPWNGCVHRYPVPPPPPSKTHKHA, encoded by the coding sequence ATGTTGTCGagcaaggcggcggcggcggcggcggcggccatggcttcCCTCCGCACCCTCCCGCTCCCGGTGCTCGTGCCCCTCGTCGTCTCAGCGCTGGTCTTCCTGGGCACCGTGCTCCGGCGCCTGCTGAGGCGTCAGCGGCCGGTGTACCTCCTGAACTACAGCTGCCACCTCCCGGACGCGGAGCGGCAGGTGAACCTGGAGGTGTGCGAGTACTTCGGCCTCAAGTGCCGGCGCTACTCCGACGACATCGCCGACTTCATGCGCCTCGTGTACAGCAAGTCCGGCCTGGGCCAGGAGACCTTCGCGCCGCCCTTCATCTACTCGGGCAAGTTCGAGAAGACGCTGGCCTTCGCCATCCAGGAGGCCGAGGAAGGCCTGTTCGCCGTGGTGGAGCAGCTCCTGTCCAAGTCGGACGTGAGTCCCGGCGACATCAGCGTCCTGGTGGTGGCCTGCTCCATGTTCTCCCCGATGCCGTCGCTGGCGTCCATGATCGTGCGCCGGTTCAAGATGCGTCCCGACGTCAAGTCCTACAGCGTCGCCGGGATGGGCTGCAGCGCCGGGACGGTGGGCATCGACACGGCGGCGCGCTCGctgcgcgcgcgcggcggcggcggcggcgggtacgCGCTGGTGGTGGTGACGGAGAACACGAGCCTCAACTGGTACTTCGGCAAGAACAAGCACATGCTGGTGACCAACTGCATCTTCCGCGTGGgcagcgcggcggcgctggtgacgGACGTGCCGTCCCGGCGCGCCGACGCCAAGTACGAGCTGGTGCGGACGCTGCGGACGCACCACGGGTCCGACGACGCGGCCTTCAACGCGGCGCTGCAGATGGAGGACGAGGAAGGGAACCTGGGCGTGGCGCTGACCAAGGACCTGGTGCGCGTCGCCGGCGCGGCGCTCCGGCGGCACATCACGGCGCTGGGCCCCCGGGTGCTCCCCGTGCCGGAGATGCTCCGGTACGCGTGGCGGGTGGCGCGCGCCTACGCGGCGGGGAACcgcaaggcggcggcggcggaggtgcCCGACTTCCAGCGCGCGTTCGAGCACTTCTGCATCCACTCGGGCGGGAAGGCGGTGATCGACTCGGTGGCGCGGCTGATGGGGTTCGGGCCGTACGTGGTGGAGCCGGCGAGGTCGACGCTGCACCGGTTCGGCAACACGTCCAGCAGCCTGGTGTTCTACGAGCTGGCCTACTTCGAGGCCAAGCGCCGGGTGCGCGCCGGCGACCGCCTCTGGATGCTGGCGTTCGGGACCGGGTTCAAGGCGTGCAGCAACGTGTGGCGCGCGCTGCGCGACGCCGCGCCCGACGCCGACAACCCGTGGAACGGATGCGTCCACCGCTAcccggtgccgccgccgccgccgtccaagACGCACAAGCATGCTTGA